The Microcaecilia unicolor chromosome 3, aMicUni1.1, whole genome shotgun sequence nucleotide sequence ggcggtccgccccgggtgcacgccgctggggggatgctgcagcgcgcgcctgttgccctgtctcagtccgagttcgcaattcgcatgtgttcactgctccctctgagtctgcccccggaacaggttacttcctgttccagggcagactcagagggagcagtgaacacaagcgaattgcgaactcggagacagggcaacaggcgcatgccgcggcacccccatcgccagcggcgtgcacccgggggtgtcatttcgctggggggggggaagaggtgtcatttcgctgggggggtcgcgctgcacccgggggggggcgcatcggcgttccgccccgggtgtcagctagggtcggaacgccactgggtggagCTACCCGTTGTCTGTTGAGGCAGATGACAAAGGCGGTTGCCCCtgttataggaaaggataatttATCCCTAGAAGGGGGAATTTAATTatagaagccagctctgtgggtgctcgagcacccctaaTTTTGAGCAAGCTCTTTGTGTCCAAGCCAAGGAACGGTTATTCCCAGTGACCGGCCCTGCAGAGGATCCTTCGCCTCCTCTTCCATCTTCTGGTGCAAATCTATTCATCACAGTTGGCATAGAAGAGAAGGAGATGCAGGCCAACTTGGCAATTAGGATAGTAAGAAACAGACCAGATGTTCCTAAAACCCTTAGGGAGGAGCAGTAAGGGCTGGAAGCATTGGGAAGGGATAATTTATTCCTTCGGGGTAGATCTCCTGCTCCTCTCTTCCTAATACCTCTGAGTGATGagggctggaagtattgggaagAGATAACTTGTACAAACATCCAAGTATAAAGATTCCCCTGCCACCCTTACAggaataagtgctttgaaaatgagcccctaaataaaATTGTTGATTTCTGCCTATAATGATCACAACCAATAAAGATTACAACCAACAAAGACTTTATTCACGAGCTGGCTTTGAGCGTCCAGTCATTCTTGGTTCTGTATCACTGTGTCTATCCCAATTGTGTCTGTTGCAGGGACTTGGTGAAGTATAAGTTCTGAAAATTTGCTAGTGTGAAAGCCTGGCTGGCCCAAGAGTTGGGTGCTGGGTTGGTAACaccaaggtggctggttcaagaaCACCTAAGTAGCTGGCTGAGTGGTGACTCAGTAGCTAAAGGGCTGTGATTAGAAGGGCAAGGGTTCTAGCTGAGCTCAGCCAGAGCCAGGTGGGAGCAGAGAAGCACTGTGATCCAATACAGAAGGTCAAGGGTTCTAACCTAGTTCAGGCAGAGCTAGGTGGGACCAAAGCAGAGAAGTGGCTTAAAGGGCTGTGATCCAGTGGCTCGGCTAGAAGTTGCTGGTTTAAGTTCCAGCAAGGTGAGCTAGCTAGTTAGGCATACCAACTGGTAGTTTGGCACTGGATCCATCACCTTTTTGAAGTCAACTTTCACACcaatcccctccttcccccctccccccaaaaattccccccttcttttttttggggggggggggggggggaaacattacAACCTGTGAGGAATAGGCTGGCTGAAGCTCTGGCCCTTCTGTAGTGGCAACAGTCTTCAGCCACCACTGCTTTCACTGAAAGAATTTGAACTCACAACCCTTTGTTCCAAAGCAGGGGCATGTCTCACTGGACCACCATTAACCTGACAATGAGTTAGTTGAATTTCCAACACCTTATACATCTCAGTCTCATTTATTTCAATTTATCCCAATAAATAAAGACATTTATTCACTGAAAGGATTTGAACTCACAAACCTTTGCTCTAAAAGCAGATGTATATCCCACTTGACCACCactaacttgaccataggttggTTGAATTTCTAACACCTTATATTGCTcatttattttgattttccatCTCTATAAAgacattttttcactgaaaggatTTGAACTCACAACCCTTTGTTCTACAGGCAGGTGTATGTCCCACTAGAACACCACTAACTGGACAATGGGTTGGGTGAATTTCTAACACCTTATACCTCTCCTTCCCTGATTTGAtcttccaaataaataaacacatctaTAAGCTGAAAGGATTTGAGTCCATGACCCCTGCTCCTAAAGGGAGAAGCACAGCCCACTGAGCCACCAGTAACTCCCTTAGGCTGTCCTTGCATTCCCCCCCTTATACTTTCATTAATGAGAGGTATAAGGGGGAGAAAATGCAACCAGCCTGTTGTTGTGAGTCAGTGGTAGCTTGGTGGGATGTTTCTACTTTAGAACAAGAGTTTGTGGGCTGGTATATCTCCTTGTAGGTTCTCCAGTTTACAGAGGAGGGGATGTGAATGCACAGTCCTTCTATGCAAGGAAAAAGAGTGTCCTAGTGAGCTACCACTCAAGCAACTGATAATAGCTAAACTCTTTTTCCTCCCCTTTATACCTCTCATCCCCTGATTTGGTgatacaagaaacacagacacccTTCGTCCTACTAGAATCAATTTCATAAAACTTGGGTGACTGTTGTACTTCTTTTTTCAAACACAAAAAAGAATGGTGCCTTTAATTCTTAACTAACTAATTAATTGAATAAAAAATACTCTTCACTGAAAGCAGTCTCTCTACAAGTAAGAAAGTTTATTTTGTGCTTTTACAAGTCTTCTTTCTTGGGTTGAATTTCAGCCCTGGCTGCAGGAGGCTCTTCAGttatctgtgctgtattcatgcttccTGTCTATCAGTGTGATTACTGCATGGAGCTCTGCTGTTTGTCCTCACAGTGTAGttacttatcctgctgtccatggagaacctaCATTACAGGCAAGTCAGCCTacgcatcctgcttgtcctagaaGAATCATATTTTACATATATCAGGGTGACCCCTGCCTGAGGTTCTTAGCTGACTGTGCTTTACCTTCTCAAGtcgtgtagccacgggtgggccagggcccacccacttagggctcaggcacaCCCAAAAGTAACAcaaatttagcggtagctggtggggatcccaagctccgccagctgaagacttccttctGATGGTAAATAAAATGCtattctccatgatactggcacctgagcatgctcagttttcagcacatgcctgctacagactgccaaggtggaaagaagcattttcccaccagatgagatatttttggtggtggtgggatgggggaagaacacttggtgcacacccacttcttgcctaggcccacccaaaatctattgtctggctacgcgCCCTGACTCAAGATGAAGCTGGAGAGAGACAAAGGTATCTTTCCTAGCACTGCTGCTACAAGCAGGGAAGTGAGTCACTGAGGAAGAGTGTGGCACTGGGCAGCCACTGAAGGGAGGGCACAGGGGTGCCCATGATATTTGAGGATCCTCAACCCTGCAAGTCACTGAGAAGCTTAGCTCTTCAGGGAGAGCAGCCATGTGGTGTATTTTGCCCAAGGACATGCATGCCACAAACAGAAGTGTTCCTAGTTCCTATAGAAGCAGGgaattaatttgttttatttattgatttggtATCCCACCTTATTTCCAAGGCAGGCAACAATACAACAATGATAAAAACACAACTGTACAGACCATTAATCAATACTATAATAACAGTTCAACATAAATTCATCAGCACCAGAACACTCCAAGCATCAATAATCAGTAAGATGGTCTAGCAAGTGACATTTCAAAATTTGCTTAAATGATGCGGTATTCTGTTGAAGTTTCAGAGAAAAGGGCTATTTATTCCATGCCTCCCTTTGGGGTATCTTCCACCTCTGAGCACAGGAAACTGAAACAGTGGGAACTGGTTTCCTCCAAGCCTCTCTGACTGGGGCAGGGAAGGTGAGCTGCAGATCTCCAAAGACAGGCAAGAACCCCCGGAAAGGTACAGATGTGATCAGACACTAAGCAGCAGCTTTAAAAACTGCCAAACacttcccatcccccaccccaggaCACTTACTGCTGCTGTCCTGGGGTTGGCTCAGGCATGAGAAGAACTTCCAGCCCAGATTCCAGTAGGATgtgacaaagaagggctaccttcaaaagctaatcaaaaaatgtattatgtccaataaaaaaaggtatcatcttatttccttttccatgtgttattgtgttttatttctattgattacctttaaaagtggactaacacagctaccacatctctgtgcctgggagtgggggtggggaagaagcCCTGCCACAGGACCCAGACTGTGGAGGGCAGGAGAAACTGCCTTCCTATCAACCACCAGGTGGCAGCACTGAGCAGCTGTTAAAAAACAGGCCCAGCCCAGCGACCTCTCCCAACCATAAGTTcagttcagttttcaggatatacaagaTTAATTTGAATGCACTCAAGACTTCTGTGCAAACCATGCATATTCATCTCATGTGTACTCGTTATGGAAATCCAGAAAAACCCAACCGACTGGGAGGTTCCCAGGGCAAGTGGGAATATAAATGAAATATTAATATCTggagaaaatgcattttataAAGAGGATGGGGAAACATTTCATATTAAAATCCCCCAGACACAGCTGGTGGGAGGCTTGAATCATGGAAACTGTAAAAGCAGCAGTCAGGTGGTGTCTTGCATCTGCCTCTGATGGAGCTCCTGTAGGATCTTTTTATGCTTAAGAGGGGAACTTACCCCACAGATACTCCAGGTACCAATTTCAATAGATGCCATACCTATGGTGAGGAAGCCCCAGTCGGAGGAAAGTGACAGAACACTCCGCTGACTATGCTGGCCTTGCCACAGAAACCTAGGATGTATGGATAAACTGGATCATCAGGATAACATACAGAGGCATCACCCTTCCCCCATCCTAACCCacactccccccacccttcctcccctccacacaACCAAAGTAGAGAAAACATGATAGGAAGTCAGTTCCTGAAGCATATAAACCCCCTCACTCTAAACCTCAAGCATTCaacaatgccataacagatctttgtatgccacattgcgcctgcaaataggtgggaaaatgtgggatacaagtgcaataaataaataaatacaaagtcaCAACATAATGTAAATAACCAGCTGTTCTCAAAGCACAGGTCCCTCTAGTGTCTAGTCAGTGATCCAAACCAGTGCAGATAAAAAGCAAAGGCTTGCAAAAGAAAGGGAAACAGGAGCAAATGTCAGGCTGGATAAACTCTGCAGAATGATGCGGTgacgatgcgggggggggggggcagggcttttactttacttttatttatttatttttttgcccaAGCATGCCGAGATGGACAGGCGCTGTCTGGGTTATCGGTCCTGACCTGTGAAAAAGGAAGTGGCGTAAGGTCGTTAGTGAAAATTGTTGGCCTCTTATGCGTGGTTTTATTATTTGAAATTGGTGCCCGTGAAAAAGGGAGCAAATTGGTGCCAGACTGGCAAGGAGGGCTTGCGGCCAAAAACGGGAGCAGGCATGCCACAATCGCTTACCGCAGAACGGGATGCACAGCGGGACCCCGCACACGGCGCTACTAAGGTTGAACCGGTGTTCGGGTCTGTTGGGGCAGCACGAGGCCGGGAATGAGGAGGCTCGGAGGTGCGTGTTGCTGGCTGATGCCCGGACGCTGGAAGAGGACGTCTGGGCTCCGCCCAGGGGTTTTTAAACCCTCTTTTACCCAACCCTTCCCAGCAAGGAGCATCGGCTAGACGGGATCCTGCCTACCGCGCCTAGTTCATTCCTCCTGCTGTCTATTGTGCGCAGGCCcgcggggcacggcgccatgttagtgGTGGCTCCGTGTACTgaggggcactgcgccttgcttttctCAAAGCACAGGTCCCTCTAGTGTCCAGTCAGTGATCCAAACCAGTGCAGATAAAAAGCAAAGGCTTGCAAAAGGAAGGGAAACAGGAGCAAATGTCAGGCTGGATAAACTCTGCAGAATGATGCTTCAACTGATTACTTCACTCCAGTACATGAGAACAtatgcgttgccatactgggacagaccaaagggccatcaggcctagcatcctttttccaacagtggccaatatacctggcaagatcccaaaatagtcaaatacattttatgctgctatgGCTTAcgcacttttttgggggggaaaatatccaaaccttttttaaaccccgctgactgtttttactacattctctggcaatgaattccagtttaactacacattgagcttacaatttaatcaggacaaacaggaatcccaaagagcagcaacattctgagcagaatctcaaagtagcaagattccggaatcccaaagaacaggAAGATTAtttgtggaatcccaaagagtagcaagattccggaatccccaagagcagcaaataagggaaaaggacagagtagcaagattccggaatcccaaagacttactactacttatcatttctataccgctactagatgtacgcagcactgcacactggacatgaagagacagttccttctccacagagcttacaatctaattaggacagacatataggacaaataagggataaggacaaagagtagcaagattccggaatccgaaagagtagcaaataagggaaaaggacaaaagGTAGTAAGATTCCAAAATCCTATAGCAAGATTCCTACTAttagtactaatcatttctactggacatggagagacagtccctgctcaaaagagcttacaatctaatcaggacagacaaacaggacaagtatgggataagggaattactaaggtggagatgctaaataagggtactgaacaagtgagtgagGGTTAAAAGCTCCTTTTAACCCACCCCTTGCTGACGTCACAGACCAATGACGCAGACTGTCAACTTTCCAGCGTTGGGCGTGGTTTTTCGTTGCCGCCCACGGCCAGGGGTTGCCGGGCAACGTTCATCTTTCGTGTCGTCAGCGCCGTGACTAAGACGTGTAGCGTCGCACGGAACGCTCTGGAAATTGGCGGCGACATGGAGCCCCGCCCCGCTGCGCCCCCATTGGCCGCCAGTGACGTCAACCAGCGTCTCTTTAAAGGGCTGCGAGAGGGCGCAATCGCGAGTCTTTCTTTTGATAGCTGATAATGACAAGAAAAAACGAGATCGGTACCGAGACGAGCAGCGCCAGGAAAATGTCCGGGATCCGCAGCAACCGCAGCCTGAGCTTTTCCTTCCCTGGAACAGGAGCCCAGAACCCTGGGGCACTGCCTACCGGCTGATCGGTGAGTATCCTATCcttgtacgcagcgctgtacgcattcatacacacacacagccgGCACGATCTTTCGTTCCCTGCTTTGGAATTTGTtttctatcttcttttttttttccctccagaAATTGGAGCAAGGATGATTGTGGATCTGAATTCGTTTGGGCTTGGTTCGACCCTGATGAACTTCAGTAGTCACCTTCCAGCAGCCCACGTTGATGGAGGCTACAGGATCATGGAGCACGTGAAAGATGGCGCTTCGCTTCAGTGGGTAGCCTTCCCTGTGGCCCTTGGTGGACATGTTGGTGTTATCACTCTCCTTAAGATGCTGAGGTGCTTGTTGAGGAAAGCCCTAGCCCACAAGTGGCTGTTGAAAACCCTCCGAATTTGCTGGCCTGGGCTGGCAGACGGGGGTAAAAACCAGAAGCAATTATGGCCCCATAAGGATCAGCAACTGTTCTCAAGCCCAATGGATCCAGCAGAGAGCCTGGAAGATTGGGGCAACACCACATATGAAGGAATGGCGGAAATGCTGAACCCACATTCTCAGAACCtccagggaggagagggggaaaaaGGAGCCACAGGAAAGCATAGAAACCAGAGAGGGCCTCCTCATGGAGCCAACATGTCAGCTCTGCAGCCGTCCCAAATTCTGTCCATCATCCGTGGTccagcagaggaagaggaggatgaaTCAGACTGGTCCAGTGAGAGTGATGAAGAGGAAGAGCAGCAGTTGTCCTCAGACAATGAATCAGACAGCGCCATCGAGACGGACAGGGCATCCTTGGGGTCTGCTCCCTCCAACACCACGTGGTCGGATGAGGAAGACAGTACAGACTCTTGGGATCTGGATGACGAGAACAGAACCCTCTGGGACTCCTTCTGCAACAACACTGACCCTTACAACCCGCTTTCCTTCTCCAACCTCCTAGGGAGCCAGTCAGTGTCCACAGCCACAGAAACCGAGGTGACACGGCAAGGATTTACCAAGACCAGTGACCACCTCTCCCCAGGCATAATCGCAGCCCTGCCTGACCCAGACATCCGAGAACCTAGAGCAGAGGAGAACAACCTGAGGTCCAGCTCTAACATCAAGAAGGTGAGTTAGCCCTACAGGAAAGTAAAAAAGGgagtgatggggagggggtttgaggCCTAGAGAGAAAAGGAGGTTCTAGTTCTGTACTTGCTGAGTGGGTAAGATAGTCCAGTGAATTTACTGCTGTATTATCTCTTCATgtccaagtgtacagtgctgtgtatgtctagtagcactatagaaataagtagtagtgctgctctttgttctttttcccttatttgtcctgattagattgtaagctctgtcaagcagggactctcttacatgttcagtgtatagCGCTGAGTACGTCTAGTGGCGATATAGTAGTACTGGGGGAGAGCAGAGTCTCTGGGGTCTAGCATCTTGTTCCCAGCCATGGCCAACCAAGGTGCACAAGTACATTCTGCTGCCCTTACTCTGCTAAATGTGTAAATATTGGTGGAGAGGGAGGAAACTGGGTTAGCACTGGTTCTCTGGAAAACTCCAGAAACATCTTGAACCTCTTGTGCTCAGCCAAATCCTTAAAGGATTAGGCTATAGGCAGTGATTAATAGAAAAGATGCCCATAAGACTCCTGCTGTTAGTCCTGGCCTGTGTGTCCCCCTCCACTGTTTCAAATAGAGATAATACAGGCAGTGTGGGTACCTTCCTGAAACAGCCTGGGGGGTGAGGGCACTTTCAGAGAATCTGTAGTTTCAGTTAAGTTGCATAAGATTTCCCCCTGGGGATCTGATGTCATTTGCTGAAACAGTAGAGAGCAGGAAAGGTTGGCAGTCTATGACTCATGCAATAACTTCCCCATCCTCTGCTGTACAAAATTCCCGAGGTGGCACTTCCTGCTGTCATTGGGATGTCTCATACCT carries:
- the LOC115466575 gene encoding uncharacterized protein LOC115466575 produces the protein MIVDLNSFGLGSTLMNFSSHLPAAHVDGGYRIMEHVKDGASLQWVAFPVALGGHVGVITLLKMLRCLLRKALAHKWLLKTLRICWPGLADGGKNQKQLWPHKDQQLFSSPMDPAESLEDWGNTTYEGMAEMLNPHSQNLQGGEGEKGATGKHRNQRGPPHGANMSALQPSQILSIIRGPAEEEEDESDWSSESDEEEEQQLSSDNESDSAIETDRASLGSAPSNTTWSDEEDSTDSWDLDDENRTLWDSFCNNTDPYNPLSFSNLLGSQSVSTATETEVTRQGFTKTSDHLSPGIIAALPDPDIREPRAEENNLRSSSNIKKVRFSPTVMVQQMRTWTFAHRTARRGPWEEMARDRCRFKKRVAEVEAAISWCLELMHRETIWARAKEAVPS